From the genome of Polynucleobacter sp. AM-7D1:
AGCGCTTCACGGTTCGCGCAGGCGGAACGATCAAACGAGGCCAGGCTTTCAAACGCCACATCCTCACCAAGAAGACCACAAAGAACAAGCGTCATTTGCGTGGTTCCACAGAAGTTGCGAAGGCAGACGTTAAGTCAATTCGCTCCATGCTTCCATACGCTTAACCTCAGACTAGATTAGGAGAAATAAATGCCAAGAGTCAAACGTGGGGTTACAGCAAGAGCCCGTCATAAGAAAATCACCGATGCCGCAACTGGCTATCGTGGACGTCGTAAAAATGTATTCCGTATTGCTAAGCAAGCAGTTATGCGTGCTGGTCAATATGCATACCGCGACCGTCGCAACAAGAAACGTGTATTCCGCGCATTGTGGATTGCTCGTATCAACGCGGCAGTTCGTCAGCATGACATGACCTATAGCGTATTCATGAATGGTATGAAGAAGGCTGCGATCGAACTCGACCGCAAAGTGCTTTCTGATATGGCCATTGCTGACAAAGCGGCTTTCGCTGCTTTGGTTACTCGGATCAAATCCGTAGTAAACGCTGCAGCTTAATTCTTAGTTCAGTAAAAAACTAAGCTGCAATGGTTTCTCTCGACCACATTGTCGAGGATGCTAAACGTGATTTCCTCGGAGCTGCCGATGCGGCAGCTCTAGAGGACGCGAAAGCCAAGTATCTCGGTAAGTCAGGTGTTCTCACTGAGCGTTTAAAAGCGCTGGGTGGAATGTCGCCTGATGAGCGCAAGAGTGCTGGCGCCCAAATTAATCAAATCAAAACCCAAGTTGAAGCTGCATTACAAGAGCGTCGCCAAGCATTGGCTGATGCGGTATTGCTGCAACGTCTTGCGGCAGAATCCATTGATGTCTCTTTGCCTGGCCGTGGCCAAGCAGTAGGTAGCTTGCATCCTGTGATGCGCACCTGGGAGCGCGTTGAAGAGATCTTCCGCTCGATTGGTTTTGATGTAGCAGATGGCCCTGAAATTGAAACCGATTGGTTTAATTTCACTGCTTTGAATAGTCCCGAGAATCATCCTGCGCGCTCAATGCAGGACACCTTCTATATCGATGGCAAAGATTCCAATGGGAAACCTTTGTTATTGCGTACCCATACCAGCCCGATTCAGGTTCGTTATGCGAGCGAGCATGTCAAGAAATACGCCCATGCTGATGTGATGCCGCCAATCAAAGTGATTGCCCCAGGCAGAACCTATCGTGTCGATAGCGATGCAACTCACTCACCAATGTTTCACCAGGTTGAGGGTTTATGGATTGCAGAGAGCGTTTCATTTGCTGATCTCAAGGGTGTGTATACCGATTTCTTAAGAACCTTTTTTGAAACGAATGAATTGCAAGTTCGTTTCCGCCCATCCTATTTCCCATTCACTGAGCCTTCAGCTGAAATTGATATGGCCTTCGGTAGCGGCAAGTTAGCCGGCCGTTGGTTGGAAATTTCTGGAGCAGGGCAGGTTCATCCTAATGTATTGCGCAATATGGGCATTGATCCAGAGCGCTATACCGGTTTTGCTTTTGGCTCTGGTTTAGAACGCTTGACGATGTTGCGTTACGGCGTTGATGATTTACGTCTTTTCTTTGAAAACGATCTCCGTTTCTTAGCGCAATTTCCGGCTTAATTTGCCAACCTTCTAATAGTAGATAGCGCATATGCAATTTTCTGAATCTTGGTTACGCCAATATGTAAATCCTTCGCTGGATAGCAATGCCTTAGGTCATGCAATGACTATGGCTGGCCTTGAGGTGGAAGAGCAGCATTCACTAGCACCCCCATTTACAAAGATTGTTGTTGCGCAAATCCTATCTGCTGAACAGCATCCGGATGCAGACCGCCTGCGTGTTTGTAAAGTTGACGCTGGTACTGGCCAAGAATTACAAATTGTCTGTGGCGCTCCCAATGCACGCGCAGGCATCAAAATTCCTTGTGCATTAGTTGGCGCTGAATTGCCACCATCAGAAGCGGGTGGCAAGCCATTCATAATTAAGGTGGGCAAGCTGCGCGGTGTCGAAAGTCAAGGGATGTTGTGCTCTGGTCGTGAGCTTGGTCTTGGTGATGATCACGAAGGTATCCTGGAGTTACCTTTAGATGCGCCAGTTGGCGAGGATATTCGTAAATACCTAAGCCTAGATGATCAGATCTTTGTTATCAAGCTGACCCCAAATAAAGCAGATTGTTTATCGCTCATGGGTATGGCTCGTGAAGTGTCGGCAATTACCGGTGCTGCATTGTGTGCACCGAAGTGGACTCCTGTAGATGTTGCTATCCAGGATAAGCTCAAAGTCACTATTGAAAACACTGATCTTTGTGGACGATTTGCAGGACGCGTGATTCGTGGTGTCAATCCAAAAGCTGCAACGCCTGATTGGATGATTCAACGTCTTTGCAATGCAGGTCAAAGAAGTATTTCTCCTTTAGTAGACCTATCTAACTATGTCATGTTGGAGATGGGTCAACCTACCCATGTATTTGATCTTGATAAGTTGACTGGTGACTTATCTGTGCGCTGGGCAAAGCCAGGTGAAACCCTTGAGTTATTAAATGGCCAGACAGTGACTCTGCAAGGCCCAGACTCTGCAGGCAAGATGCAGGACGCTGGTGTAGTTGCTGATCAAAGTGGTCCAGTAGCTTTAGCCGGAATCATGGGTGGCAATCACTGCGCCGTGACTGACGACACTAAAAACATTTATGTTGAAGCGGCTTATTGGCAGCCTTCAGCAATCCAAGGCCGTAGCCGTCGCTTCAACTTCAGTACAGATGCAGCACATCGTTTTGAGCGTGGTGTTGATCCACAAAATACCGCTCATTGCTTGGAGTATTTGACTGCTCTGATTGTTGAGGTATGTGGCGGCCAAGTTGGCCCAATTGATGATCAAGTATTGGCTATTCCTGAGCGCAAACCAGTAAAAATGCGTTTGGCTAGGGCCGAAAAGGTGATTGGTATTCCCCTCACTCAAGAAGTAGTTGCCGATGTCTTTAAACGCCTTGGTTTTGAATTCAAACAAGAGGGTGATGCGTTTGTCGTTACACCCCCAAGCTACCGCTTTGATATTGAAATCGAAGAAGATCTGATTGAAGAAGTCGCACGTATGTACGGCTTTGAAAATATTCCCGATGTTCCACCTATCTCATCTTTAAAGATGAGCGCCAAAGCTGAGGCAAAGCGTGGAGTGCACTTATTGCGTCAACGCTTAGCTCTGCAAGGGTATCAAGAGGCGGTGAATTTCGGATTTACCGATTTAGAAAGCGAGCAGCGTTTAGCTGCCGCTACTGAAAAAGATTTAATTGCTGTACTCAATCCAATCGCTAGTCAGTATAGCGTGATGCGTAGCAATCTATGGGGTGGTCTACTGGGTAATCTCAAGTCCAACCTCAATCGTGGTGCTAGCCGCGTCCGTTTATTTGAAACCGGTCGCGTCTTTAAGCGTGATTCGAGTGCACAAGAAGAGGCTGGTAAGGTGGCAGGCTTTCATCAGCCGCAGCAAGTTGGTGGTTTAGCTTACGGATCATTTGTCCCTGAGCAGTGGGCAAGTGTAGATCGCGCAGTGGATTTCTTTGATGTGAAGGGTGATTTGGAGCGTGTTCTGGATCCTTTGCATTTCACGACTGAGGCAGCCGTTCATCCTGCACTGCATCCCGGTCGTAGTGCGCAAATTCAATTGGTAAGCCCAACTGGTAAACAAAACATCGGTTGGATTGGTGAATTGCATCCTGGATTGCAGCAGGCTTACGAGTTACCTCAGGCACCAGTTCTGTTTGAGATGGATTTAGAGGCTATTCGCAATCTAGGTATTCCGCAACCAGAAGAGTTAAGCAAGTTTCCTGCAGTGCAGCGTGATTTAGCGGTAGTAGTGAAACAGACAGTCTCATCGCAAGCCTTATTAGATGCAATGAGCGCAAAGAAGCAAAACTTTGTTAAGGCAATTGAGTTATTTGATGAGTTCAAGCCAAAAGCTGGTTCAAGCAGCATGGCTGATGACGAAAAAAGTTTGGCTTTCCGCGTAACTTTGTTGAATCCGCAAGAAACCCTGCAGGATGCTCAAATTGAAGCGGTGATGACGGCTTTATTGGCTGCACTTGAGAAAAATTGCGCAGCCCGTCTGCGCTAGGTTTAATATTAGTAAAAGATATTACAAAGAGACTTCCGCCATGAATGATTTAGTTAGCAACGATACCGTTACCAAGAATGAGCTCTCGGAAGCTCTCTTTGATCAAGTTGGTCTGAATAAGCGCGAAGCTAAAGATATGATTGATGCCTTCTTTGATCGCATCGGACAGTCTCTAGGGGCGGGGGTTGAGGTAAAGATTTCTGGTTTCGGTAATTTCCAATTGCGCAATAAATCAGCCCGTCCAGGTCGTAATCCTAAAACTGGTGAGATGATTCCCATTGCAGCGCGTCGGGTTGTTACATTTCATGCAAGTCAAAAGCTCAAGGATGTAGTTGAGTCACATGCTCGAGAAAACAGCATTTGATGCTGGGTCGGCGCTGCTCAGTTCCCAGCTCCCCCCAATTCCCGCTAAGCGTTATTTCACTATTGGTGAGGTATCAGACCTCTGCGGCGTTCGATCGCACGTATTGCGCTATTGGGAACAAGAGTTCTCACAACTAAGCCCTCAAAAGCGTCGAGGTAATCGTCGTTACTATCAGCATCATGAAGTTGTTTTAATCCGCAAGATTAGAGCGCTTCTGTATGAAGAAGGCTTCACTATCAGTGGTGCCAGAAATCGCCTAGATGAGGCTCGTGGTGAGCTTCGCTTGCGTGATGAATTGCAGGCTGTTCTGCAAATTCTCTCTAAATAGTTACTGATACAATTTTTGTTTCTCGTCGGGGCGTAGCGCAGCCTGGTAGCGTACATGCATGGGGTGCATGTGGTCGGAGGTTCAAATCCTCTCGCCCCGACCATCACCTCAATTTCAAAATTGCTATGACATCCAGCACAAACAACACGACTTATTTTGGTTTAACTATTCCATTCTTGGCTCACTTGGGTGTTGTACCTGAGTATGCAGAAGGGGGTAAATCTCGCATTAGCTTGGTAATTAAGCCCGAGTTTGAGAATAGCTTTCATATTGCTCACGGTGGTGTTGTGATGACTCTTTTAGATTTTGCGATGGGTGCGGCGGCTCGAAGCACTGTTGATCAGCCTCTTGGTGCAATGACGATCGATATGAGCGTCAGCTTTCTGCGTCCCAGTGTTGGCAAGATCGTGGTGGAGGGCAGCGTCCTGAAATCTGGAAAAACGATTAATTATTGTGAGGCCGTAGTCTTAAATGAGGCCGGTGAAGTTACTGCTAAATCTAGCGGTACATTTATGCTGAGAAGATAGCTCATAAATGGCCATATTCAATATATTATTTATAATGAATATGTCAATTAATATAATCAAAAAACCCAAAAATCCTTATTTATCATAGGATATAAATTATATTTAAATATATATACTGTACTATTAAATATCTGTATATAATGATGGTTCAAGGATAACTAATTCTTTTTTATTCCATAAAACTAATATTCGGAGAAATTAATACATGTCTTCTTATAAAGAGCTTTTAGCCCAACGTGAATTGTTGGATAAACAGATTAAAGAAGCTGTTTTGCGTGAAAAAGCTGACGGTATCGCAAAAGCAAAACTTATTATTGAGCAGTATGGTCTGACAGCCTCAGATTTATTCAGTCGCAAAGCCGGTGCACGTAGCTCGAGCGGTAAGGTTGCTCCTAAGTATCGTAATCCTGCAACTGGTGAAACCTGGACTGGTCGTGGCAAGGCTCCAAAGTGGATTGAGGGTAGAGATCGCAGTAACTTCCTGATCTAAGATACTGATTTAAATAGATTTAATCTTAAAAAAGGCTGCTCAGTGTAAATTGAGCAGCCTTTAATTTTGGGTATTTGCGAGTTAAGACCCTAGGTACATTTTCTGTTCAAAGCCTGGATAAAGAGGGGTTCCAGCATTTCATGCCGATTTTGTCCAAGACTGGCTTCAATGTCTGGATTCGTAGCTGGGTAGCCAATAATGAGAGGATTTTGGTCAATTAGCCCATTTTGAAGTTCTTCCTGAAGGATCTCTGGGTATTGTGATCTCACCCCGACAGTATTTTCATCTGCGAGGCCCATTACCCCGGGATGAAGTCGAATAAATCCTTCATCTACTAAAATAGGAATGCGCTGTGTGTCCTTGTTTTTACTCAGATAATGGATTAAATGCACTTGCTCAACTGGCGGTATTAGTGCATCCAGAAATATCAAGTCTGGAGTAATTGAAACGGCCTTCATCAGACCTTCTAGGCTATCTACAGCAACCTCCATATCCACCTTTAATTGCCAGCATTGAATAGATTCAAGTAATTCATGGCTATTCTCGGCCCTCCTGAATATACCCATCGCAATACAGTTTTGAGTGGTTTTTTGGCGCATAGCTCGTTTACGGCGGGCAAGCTGCTGATCAAGTGAGGTCGCTAGAATTCGGCGATGACCGCCCCGTGTCTTCCAGGCGATTAATTCACCTAATTCAACCATTTTCTGGACTGTGCCTAGGGATACCTGCAACACTTTGGCGCTTTGACGGGTACTTAGATATTCTAAATCTGGGGTAATCGCTTTCATATTTCCTTAATCTCATTAATTCATTTGAAGATTTAGAGAATACGAATCAAATCTAAGTGAATCTGTCAGGAGGGGTTTAAATCTGGGTAGGAAAATTCTTATTCAAGATCTAAATAGGGGAAATACTCGTGCTACCCCAAAATCAGGGAAAGCCCTTTATGGATCAATGGGTAATCGTGTTAAATTAACGGTTGTAACAGTATTCGCACAGATCAATTCGTAAAGCGGTTTAGCCGTAGAGCGAATGGTTTTAACCACAGTTTTTATTCGGGAAACCCGATGAAAGGTGAGCATCATGATGCAGGATCAAAGAGATAATTCCTATCTCTTCGGCGGAAACGCCCCCTACGTAGAGGAACTCTACGAATCCTACTTGCACGATCCAGCTTCTGTAGCTGATCACTGGCGAGATTATTTTGATAACGTGAAGCAAATTCCAGCGGTCGATGGTTCGTCTCGAGCTGACGTTGCTCATGGACCTATTGTTGCTTCCTTTGCTGAGCGCGCGAAGCAAGGTCCTATTCGTACGGTATCCGCTGATTCGGCTGACTCTGAAATGGGTCGCAAGCGTGTAGCCGTTCAGCAGCTGATTGCTGCGTATCGCAACGTAGGTAATCGTTGGGCGGATATTGATCCCTTAAAGCGCACAGAGCGTCCGGATATTCCTGAATTAGATCCAGCCTTCTATGGCTTTGGTGACGGCGATATGGATATCGTCTTTAACACCAGCAATACATTCTTTGGTAAGAATGAAATGACCTTGCGTGATTTATTGCAAGCCTTGCGTCAAACCTACTGCGGCACCCTGGGTGCCGAGTACATGTTTATTGCAGACCAAAAGATTAAGAAGTGGTGGCAAGAGAAGTTAGAGTCCATTCGCTCAACCCCGCATTTCAATGTGGATCAAAAGCGTCATATCCTCGATCGCGTAACTGCAGCTGAAGGTTTGGAGCGCTATCTACAGGCTAAGTATGTTGGTCAAAAGCGTTTCTCTTTGGAGGGTGGCGAAAGCTTCATCGCCTGTATGGATGAGTTAATCCGTGAGGCTGGTTCCAAGGGTGTTCAAGAAATTGTGATTGGTATGGCCCACCGCGGTCGTCTCAACGTGTTGGTCAATACTTTGGGCAAGATGCCTACAGACTTGTTTGCTGAGTTTGAGCACAAGGGCCCAGAAACTTTGCCTGCAGGCGACGTGAAGTATCACCAGGGTTTCTCGAGTGATATTGCTACTCCCGCTGGTCCAGTGCATTTGTCATTGGCCTTTAATCCATCCCATCTAGAAATCGTGAACCCAGTGGTTGAGGGTTCTGCTCGTGCTCGTATGGAGCGTCGCGGCGATTTGTTGGGTGAGCAAGTGATGCCGGTATTGGTGCATGGTGATGCGGCGATTGCAGGCCAAGGCGTGATGCAAGAGACTTTAGCGATGGCGGAAGT
Proteins encoded in this window:
- a CDS encoding H-NS family nucleoid-associated regulatory protein translates to MSSYKELLAQRELLDKQIKEAVLREKADGIAKAKLIIEQYGLTASDLFSRKAGARSSSGKVAPKYRNPATGETWTGRGKAPKWIEGRDRSNFLI
- a CDS encoding PaaI family thioesterase; its protein translation is MTSSTNNTTYFGLTIPFLAHLGVVPEYAEGGKSRISLVIKPEFENSFHIAHGGVVMTLLDFAMGAAARSTVDQPLGAMTIDMSVSFLRPSVGKIVVEGSVLKSGKTINYCEAVVLNEAGEVTAKSSGTFMLRR
- a CDS encoding integration host factor subunit alpha, encoding MNDLVSNDTVTKNELSEALFDQVGLNKREAKDMIDAFFDRIGQSLGAGVEVKISGFGNFQLRNKSARPGRNPKTGEMIPIAARRVVTFHASQKLKDVVESHARENSI
- a CDS encoding MerR family transcriptional regulator, with amino-acid sequence MLEKTAFDAGSALLSSQLPPIPAKRYFTIGEVSDLCGVRSHVLRYWEQEFSQLSPQKRRGNRRYYQHHEVVLIRKIRALLYEEGFTISGARNRLDEARGELRLRDELQAVLQILSK
- the rpmI gene encoding 50S ribosomal protein L35, with product MPKMKSKSSAKKRFTVRAGGTIKRGQAFKRHILTKKTTKNKRHLRGSTEVAKADVKSIRSMLPYA
- the rplT gene encoding 50S ribosomal protein L20, with protein sequence MPRVKRGVTARARHKKITDAATGYRGRRKNVFRIAKQAVMRAGQYAYRDRRNKKRVFRALWIARINAAVRQHDMTYSVFMNGMKKAAIELDRKVLSDMAIADKAAFAALVTRIKSVVNAAA
- a CDS encoding excisionase family DNA-binding protein, which produces MKAITPDLEYLSTRQSAKVLQVSLGTVQKMVELGELIAWKTRGGHRRILATSLDQQLARRKRAMRQKTTQNCIAMGIFRRAENSHELLESIQCWQLKVDMEVAVDSLEGLMKAVSITPDLIFLDALIPPVEQVHLIHYLSKNKDTQRIPILVDEGFIRLHPGVMGLADENTVGVRSQYPEILQEELQNGLIDQNPLIIGYPATNPDIEASLGQNRHEMLEPLFIQALNRKCT
- the pheT gene encoding phenylalanine--tRNA ligase subunit beta yields the protein MQFSESWLRQYVNPSLDSNALGHAMTMAGLEVEEQHSLAPPFTKIVVAQILSAEQHPDADRLRVCKVDAGTGQELQIVCGAPNARAGIKIPCALVGAELPPSEAGGKPFIIKVGKLRGVESQGMLCSGRELGLGDDHEGILELPLDAPVGEDIRKYLSLDDQIFVIKLTPNKADCLSLMGMAREVSAITGAALCAPKWTPVDVAIQDKLKVTIENTDLCGRFAGRVIRGVNPKAATPDWMIQRLCNAGQRSISPLVDLSNYVMLEMGQPTHVFDLDKLTGDLSVRWAKPGETLELLNGQTVTLQGPDSAGKMQDAGVVADQSGPVALAGIMGGNHCAVTDDTKNIYVEAAYWQPSAIQGRSRRFNFSTDAAHRFERGVDPQNTAHCLEYLTALIVEVCGGQVGPIDDQVLAIPERKPVKMRLARAEKVIGIPLTQEVVADVFKRLGFEFKQEGDAFVVTPPSYRFDIEIEEDLIEEVARMYGFENIPDVPPISSLKMSAKAEAKRGVHLLRQRLALQGYQEAVNFGFTDLESEQRLAAATEKDLIAVLNPIASQYSVMRSNLWGGLLGNLKSNLNRGASRVRLFETGRVFKRDSSAQEEAGKVAGFHQPQQVGGLAYGSFVPEQWASVDRAVDFFDVKGDLERVLDPLHFTTEAAVHPALHPGRSAQIQLVSPTGKQNIGWIGELHPGLQQAYELPQAPVLFEMDLEAIRNLGIPQPEELSKFPAVQRDLAVVVKQTVSSQALLDAMSAKKQNFVKAIELFDEFKPKAGSSSMADDEKSLAFRVTLLNPQETLQDAQIEAVMTALLAALEKNCAARLR
- the pheS gene encoding phenylalanine--tRNA ligase subunit alpha is translated as MVSLDHIVEDAKRDFLGAADAAALEDAKAKYLGKSGVLTERLKALGGMSPDERKSAGAQINQIKTQVEAALQERRQALADAVLLQRLAAESIDVSLPGRGQAVGSLHPVMRTWERVEEIFRSIGFDVADGPEIETDWFNFTALNSPENHPARSMQDTFYIDGKDSNGKPLLLRTHTSPIQVRYASEHVKKYAHADVMPPIKVIAPGRTYRVDSDATHSPMFHQVEGLWIAESVSFADLKGVYTDFLRTFFETNELQVRFRPSYFPFTEPSAEIDMAFGSGKLAGRWLEISGAGQVHPNVLRNMGIDPERYTGFAFGSGLERLTMLRYGVDDLRLFFENDLRFLAQFPA